One part of the Paraglaciecola sp. L3A3 genome encodes these proteins:
- a CDS encoding 23S rRNA (adenine(2030)-N(6))-methyltransferase RlmJ, whose amino-acid sequence MFSYRHSFHAGNHGDVLKHLCQIFILEKLKEKDKGFIYFDTHSGAGVYKLNSNESLKTKEFEQGISRLHDLQSNHPQLDKYLKLIAAYKQFNQYPGSPEIAKSLLREQDKIVLMEWNKQEVSNLKSNINGKNISVHHRDGFEGLLALTPPEMKRGLVLIDPPYESSSEYEQVVDTVIKTYKRWNTAIFAIWYPLIKDRNKASESFESAISKQGKSQAMLDSLSHQEFKNLLQVELRVTNEEHAEGMYGSGLVIINAPWQLDKQLNEALVDVTPKLGTHSDASFSINWLIEEK is encoded by the coding sequence TTGTTCAGTTATCGTCATAGTTTTCATGCCGGCAATCATGGGGATGTGTTAAAGCATCTATGCCAAATTTTTATTTTAGAGAAACTTAAAGAAAAAGATAAAGGTTTTATATATTTTGATACTCATAGTGGAGCAGGGGTATACAAACTTAATTCTAATGAATCACTAAAAACTAAAGAGTTCGAGCAGGGGATTTCTCGTTTACATGATTTGCAAAGCAATCATCCACAATTAGATAAATATTTAAAATTAATTGCTGCTTATAAGCAATTTAATCAATACCCAGGTTCCCCAGAAATAGCTAAGAGTTTACTCCGTGAACAAGACAAGATTGTACTGATGGAATGGAATAAACAAGAAGTTAGCAATCTTAAAAGTAATATTAATGGTAAAAATATTTCGGTTCATCACAGAGATGGTTTTGAAGGTTTATTAGCTCTTACTCCGCCAGAAATGAAAAGAGGTTTAGTACTTATTGACCCTCCTTACGAGTCATCATCTGAATATGAACAAGTTGTTGATACCGTCATAAAAACATATAAACGATGGAATACTGCTATTTTTGCGATTTGGTATCCGTTAATAAAAGATCGTAACAAAGCCAGTGAAAGTTTTGAATCAGCCATAAGTAAACAAGGTAAAAGCCAAGCTATGCTTGACTCTTTAAGTCATCAAGAGTTTAAAAACCTATTACAAGTAGAGTTACGCGTGACTAATGAGGAGCATGCTGAAGGTATGTATGGTTCCGGACTAGTTATTATTAACGCACCTTGGCAATTAGATAAACAATTGAACGAGGCACTGGTAGATGTTACCCCTAAATTAGGAACTCATTCTGATGCGTCATTTTCAATCAATTGGTTAATTGAAGAAAAGTAG
- a CDS encoding TonB-dependent siderophore receptor → MNTTMTTLAKSVRYIIAASAAVSSVAATSVIAQQKSDTDNIEKIAVVGSRAAPRSVAESPVPVDIIGSDELGKNASSDLLDQLQAAIPSFNVRQQPISDAASFIRPVNLRGLSSDSTLILLNGKRRHRASVIAFQGGGVNDGAQGPDISVIPSSALKQVEVLRDGAAAQYGSDAIAGVMNFVLRDDADGGSLSVRHGEYYEGDGDQLVVDGNVGLPFTKDGSLNLSFQYKTVDATSRSVQRPDAQGLADAGNMSINSPAQTWGNPEIDDDLTLFGNVKLDLGDDKEFYMFGNYSDRVATGGYYYRNPQDRAGVFSKDVYDYDWDKDSDGEFDPTRKIWLVGDMTSNGTGNCPTDVTLVDYVNGTSVDNILNTADYTSVANNPDCWAFNELYPGGYTPQFTGEINDTSLTMGTKGEIKGGVLDGALFDLSGSFGRNKSTYTLINTVNPSMGSNQPIDNAFEAGSYIQLEKAFNADLVKSVDLGLYEPVNVASGLEWRQESFEIVSGEEASWKQGPLASQGFSVGSHGFAGFSPEAQGINKRQSIAAYLDVEAYITEDFLLGAALRYEDFSSFGNTTNYKITAQYSITDEISVRASHSTGFRAPTVGQENVVNTQTSLVSGELVQSATFPPTHPVSALKGGVSLNPEESESFALGLVYQNGDFFMTVDAYSIDVENRIAQTDKIDITQADVTALQGIYPSPELLLGGKITFFANDFDTSTQGVDVVANYGMDLFNGSTKFSLAYNYNSTEVVDPGQFTTGFKIRRLEEGIPEHRGTFTVAQSWDQVSMFVRANYFGEWFATHADEPDEFSSYGWSETAGSSVTLDAEVSYFVNDSITLSIGANNILDQEAQKLQQGGAYGVVSGKYYESGPFDYNGGFYYAKATYSF, encoded by the coding sequence ATGAATACAACTATGACAACACTAGCCAAAAGTGTTCGATACATCATTGCTGCATCTGCTGCAGTCAGTTCAGTTGCCGCAACCTCTGTTATCGCACAACAAAAATCAGATACAGATAACATAGAGAAAATTGCAGTTGTTGGCTCTCGTGCAGCTCCACGCTCAGTCGCTGAATCTCCTGTTCCTGTTGATATTATTGGTTCAGATGAACTAGGCAAAAATGCATCATCAGATTTACTTGATCAACTACAAGCGGCTATCCCGTCTTTTAATGTAAGGCAACAACCTATTTCGGATGCCGCGTCATTTATTCGACCTGTGAACCTACGTGGTTTATCTTCAGATTCAACACTTATTTTATTAAATGGTAAAAGACGCCATCGTGCATCTGTTATTGCCTTTCAGGGTGGCGGTGTAAATGACGGTGCTCAAGGACCTGACATTTCTGTTATACCGAGTTCTGCATTGAAACAAGTTGAAGTTTTACGTGATGGAGCTGCTGCTCAGTATGGGTCTGATGCAATTGCTGGGGTGATGAACTTTGTATTAAGAGATGATGCAGATGGTGGTTCGTTATCAGTCAGACATGGTGAATATTATGAAGGCGACGGTGATCAACTAGTTGTTGATGGTAATGTTGGTTTACCTTTCACTAAGGACGGTAGCCTTAATTTAAGTTTTCAATATAAAACTGTTGATGCCACAAGCCGAAGTGTACAACGTCCCGATGCCCAGGGATTAGCTGATGCAGGTAATATGTCAATTAATTCTCCAGCCCAAACTTGGGGTAATCCTGAAATTGACGATGACCTCACTTTATTTGGTAATGTGAAATTAGATCTCGGCGACGACAAAGAGTTCTACATGTTTGGTAATTACTCCGATAGAGTGGCAACTGGAGGTTATTATTATCGTAACCCTCAAGATAGAGCAGGCGTCTTTTCAAAAGATGTTTATGATTATGACTGGGATAAAGATTCAGATGGAGAATTTGATCCTACACGTAAAATATGGCTTGTTGGCGATATGACAAGTAACGGTACGGGCAATTGTCCTACTGATGTAACTTTAGTTGATTACGTAAATGGTACATCTGTAGATAATATTTTAAATACAGCTGATTACACATCAGTTGCCAATAATCCAGATTGTTGGGCCTTTAACGAATTATATCCTGGTGGATACACGCCACAATTTACCGGCGAAATCAATGACACGTCTTTGACCATGGGTACCAAGGGCGAAATCAAAGGTGGTGTATTAGACGGAGCTCTATTTGATTTGAGTGGTTCATTTGGACGAAATAAATCAACTTATACTTTAATTAATACAGTTAACCCTTCAATGGGCTCTAATCAACCTATTGATAACGCATTTGAAGCAGGAAGTTATATTCAACTTGAAAAAGCATTTAATGCTGATCTAGTTAAAAGCGTTGATTTAGGTTTATACGAACCAGTAAATGTTGCTTCTGGATTAGAATGGCGTCAAGAAAGTTTTGAGATTGTTTCTGGTGAAGAAGCATCATGGAAACAAGGGCCATTAGCATCACAAGGTTTCAGCGTTGGCTCTCATGGGTTTGCAGGTTTTTCTCCTGAAGCACAGGGTATAAATAAGCGCCAAAGTATTGCCGCTTATTTAGATGTTGAAGCGTATATCACAGAGGACTTTTTATTAGGTGCTGCGTTGCGTTATGAAGACTTTTCGTCATTCGGCAACACGACTAACTATAAGATAACAGCTCAATATTCAATTACTGATGAAATATCTGTTAGGGCTTCACATAGTACAGGCTTCAGAGCGCCTACAGTGGGACAAGAGAATGTGGTCAATACACAAACCTCTCTGGTAAGTGGAGAACTGGTGCAATCTGCAACTTTCCCTCCCACACACCCAGTGTCAGCACTTAAAGGTGGCGTATCACTTAACCCTGAAGAATCAGAAAGCTTTGCCCTTGGTTTAGTCTACCAAAATGGTGACTTCTTCATGACTGTTGATGCTTATTCAATAGATGTAGAGAATCGAATTGCTCAAACAGATAAAATTGATATCACTCAAGCAGATGTGACTGCCTTGCAAGGAATCTATCCAAGCCCTGAGTTGTTATTGGGAGGAAAAATCACATTCTTTGCAAACGATTTTGATACCAGCACTCAAGGTGTTGATGTAGTGGCAAATTATGGTATGGATTTGTTTAACGGCAGTACTAAATTTAGCCTTGCTTATAACTATAATTCTACCGAAGTTGTGGATCCGGGACAATTTACTACCGGTTTTAAAATTAGGCGTTTAGAAGAAGGGATCCCAGAACATCGTGGAACCTTTACTGTAGCCCAGAGCTGGGATCAAGTTAGTATGTTTGTCAGAGCAAATTACTTTGGTGAATGGTTTGCTACACATGCTGATGAACCAGATGAGTTTAGCTCTTATGGCTGGTCTGAAACAGCTGGTTCTTCAGTCACTTTAGATGCCGAAGTTAGTTATTTTGTGAACGATAGTATTACTTTGTCGATTGGTGCTAACAACATCCTAGATCAAGAAGCACAAAAACTGCAGCAAGGCGGTGCTTATGGTGTAGTAAGTGGCAAGTATTATGAAAGTGGACCATTCGATTACAATGGTGGTTTTTATTATGCTAAGGCCACTTACTCCTTTTAA
- a CDS encoding GAF domain-containing protein, protein MNHTKQQLYAEMSSQAAALVAGETDQIANMANLSALLYWGLKDVNWAGFYLVRDQQLVLGPFQGKPACIRIPIGKGVCGTAVSENSIQLINDVHQFAGHIACDAQSNSEIVIPIEKDGKIIGVLDLDSPIIARFDHEDKIGLINIVNIFVQSISSKENC, encoded by the coding sequence ATGAATCATACAAAGCAGCAACTTTATGCTGAAATGTCCTCACAAGCCGCAGCATTAGTTGCTGGTGAAACAGATCAAATTGCTAATATGGCAAACCTGAGTGCACTTTTGTATTGGGGTCTAAAGGATGTAAATTGGGCTGGTTTTTACCTTGTTAGAGACCAACAACTGGTATTAGGACCATTTCAAGGTAAACCAGCTTGTATTCGTATTCCAATCGGAAAAGGTGTCTGTGGTACGGCTGTTTCTGAAAATTCAATTCAATTGATTAATGATGTACATCAATTCGCAGGGCACATTGCTTGTGATGCACAATCAAATTCTGAAATAGTAATACCTATTGAGAAAGACGGCAAAATAATCGGAGTATTAGATCTGGATAGCCCAATTATTGCTCGATTTGACCATGAAGATAAAATTGGATTAATAAATATTGTGAATATTTTTGTACAAAGTATATCTAGTAAGGAAAATTGTTGA
- the sohB gene encoding protease SohB — MEFLYEYGLFIAKAVTIVVAILLVVGGIISLASKQKHGKGNLEITSISDRLEEIANHARQLLLTKEQLKQFNKDKKKRVKQENKDSKEIKGQVFVIDFNGSMDAHEVDNLREEVTTVLTIAKPEDQVLVRLESGGGVVHGYGLAASQLQRIRDKNIKLTVAVDKVAASGGYMMACVADQVLAAKFAIIGSIGVIAQLPNFNKLLKKSNIDFEQHTAGEFKRTLTMFGENNDQGREKFREELEDVHQMFKGFVAEHRPELDINKVATGEYWYGSKAKELGLVDTIQTSDDYLLTLNETNKIFSVKYSIKKNIAEKFGFAASVALETALVKVWGKTQTLFR; from the coding sequence TTGGAATTTTTATACGAATACGGATTGTTTATTGCTAAAGCAGTGACAATAGTCGTAGCAATTTTATTGGTTGTTGGTGGCATCATTAGTTTAGCTAGCAAACAAAAACATGGAAAAGGAAACTTAGAAATAACTTCTATTTCTGATCGATTAGAAGAAATAGCAAATCATGCCCGCCAGTTATTATTAACCAAAGAGCAACTTAAACAATTTAATAAAGACAAGAAAAAGCGAGTCAAACAAGAAAATAAAGATTCTAAAGAGATCAAAGGACAAGTGTTTGTCATCGATTTTAATGGTTCTATGGATGCTCATGAAGTTGATAATTTGCGTGAAGAAGTCACGACTGTATTAACTATCGCTAAGCCTGAAGATCAAGTATTAGTTAGATTAGAAAGTGGCGGCGGTGTTGTTCATGGATATGGTCTTGCGGCATCACAGTTACAAAGAATTAGAGACAAAAATATTAAACTAACCGTTGCAGTAGACAAAGTAGCGGCGAGTGGTGGTTATATGATGGCTTGTGTAGCAGACCAAGTGCTTGCGGCTAAGTTTGCAATTATTGGCTCTATTGGTGTAATAGCTCAATTACCTAATTTTAATAAGTTGTTAAAAAAATCTAATATTGATTTTGAACAACATACAGCCGGCGAATTTAAACGTACTTTGACCATGTTTGGTGAGAATAATGACCAGGGAAGAGAAAAATTCCGTGAAGAATTAGAAGATGTACATCAAATGTTTAAAGGATTTGTGGCAGAACATAGGCCTGAACTAGACATTAATAAAGTGGCAACCGGAGAATACTGGTATGGGAGTAAAGCTAAGGAATTAGGACTGGTCGATACGATTCAAACCTCTGATGATTATTTGTTAACATTGAATGAGACTAATAAAATATTCTCAGTAAAATATAGTATTAAAAAGAACATTGCAGAAAAATTTGGTTTTGCAGCAAGTGTTGCTTTAGAAACTGCTTTAGTAAAAGTTTGGGGGAAAACTCAAACTTTATTTAGATAA
- a CDS encoding acyl-CoA thioesterase domain-containing protein, whose amino-acid sequence MSEIKLVDLLTLEQLKPGLYKGQSWDLGFRALFGGQVLGQALAAAKLTVENDRVAHSFHSYFLLPGDANQPVEFDVENVRDGKSFSTRRVKAIQNSKVIFYMTGSFQKPEIGLTHQDAKMPDVPPPDSLDSDLNYFERIKAELPHRLQKAMDYHKPVDTRTVQAIDPMQPKVQEPKRYIWMKSQEVLGANISLNQEMLAYASDYHFLATCLQPHGVSIRDQNLRIATIDHSMWFHHPFNFDEWLLYSVESPFTGSARGLVKGQFFNTAGKLVASTMQEGLIRLVD is encoded by the coding sequence ATGTCAGAAATAAAACTTGTCGATTTATTAACCTTAGAGCAATTAAAGCCTGGTCTATACAAAGGTCAAAGTTGGGATCTTGGGTTTCGTGCTTTATTTGGTGGGCAGGTGCTTGGCCAAGCTTTGGCTGCTGCCAAATTGACTGTTGAAAATGATAGAGTCGCCCATTCATTCCATAGTTATTTTTTGCTGCCAGGTGATGCTAATCAGCCTGTTGAATTTGATGTGGAAAATGTCCGAGATGGGAAAAGCTTTTCCACGCGGCGAGTAAAAGCAATACAAAATTCAAAAGTTATATTCTATATGACTGGCTCGTTTCAAAAGCCAGAAATAGGCTTAACCCATCAAGATGCAAAAATGCCTGATGTTCCTCCACCTGATTCGTTAGATTCAGATCTAAACTATTTTGAAAGAATAAAAGCTGAATTACCTCACCGTTTACAAAAAGCTATGGATTACCACAAGCCTGTTGATACCAGAACTGTGCAGGCTATTGACCCAATGCAACCAAAAGTACAGGAGCCTAAGCGTTACATTTGGATGAAGTCCCAAGAAGTATTAGGCGCTAACATCAGTTTAAACCAAGAAATGTTAGCTTATGCATCTGATTATCATTTTCTTGCCACTTGTTTGCAGCCGCATGGGGTATCGATTCGAGATCAAAATTTACGTATAGCGACTATTGACCACTCTATGTGGTTTCATCATCCTTTTAATTTTGATGAATGGTTATTATACAGCGTAGAAAGTCCCTTTACAGGAAGTGCCAGAGGGCTGGTTAAAGGACAATTCTTTAATACGGCAGGAAAACTTGTCGCCTCGACCATGCAAGAAGGCTTAATACGTTTAGTCGATTGA
- a CDS encoding VolA/Pla-1 family phospholipase — MKKALLSIGILCALGITACGGSDSRKDDPIFTEPDNSEAEKPFVRVVFNPATSDLNVPNDLLMLPAAGNSFFDFTLNTEGTDTFDAGNPSHTLSALDGWSVHQPMVIRVETPEGMDIDPATVNGDSIKLFEATQALLGTSTECQAIAAEFQTPGVPCELGRQLVYGVDYVTSYTAGTDTINLIPLKVLNAGQGHLLVVTESLKDLTGRPVKGSGTWDLMRQNINTNQVGVEALIPLQKIVNYMVDVLDTVDVEREELSYAAYFSTQSTGDVLSSIKKLNIAPFASVFQQVLSSSGDAVAAQQAARAYLPSIVTQASESTNAFELMAPVLLTETQLADLASVGLNSCASLLATLAEPESPLFQIAVDTFAVAGPFCATSIVSGKVNLPYYLEPDAPTTGWWQAACTSGATLRLLGQETIGGLLQAGQVGPNNDLCQLASDNQLFDLDLTSLGLSDPRNLTQFNPLPLAKGRQTDDPDTGYNEAGTESIDVFITVPNESVIATVSAATGGAVIAQQKPESGWPVVLFSHGITGNRKDVLALSATLSLAGFASVAIDHPLHGDRGMIGPDGTLTKISLTSISDFLNFASLLTARDNSRQSSADIMGLRLSLNSIVDETQLVDLDTSKVHFVAHSLGSITGSVAIATANSSLEGEMAPFDDMYSFTSAVLNVPAGGIPSFILESPDFGPLIKGSLLAETSETFAAFVEQYASTNGVEKEFAIRPAFTQFMASLTPEQLAPIEAGFAQFNFAAQTVLDSADPISYAATLGETTAVLTQLSVGGGVNDDGSTALSDQVNPVVTSLPLIGGQPLADLIGLEKLSSSADKGGVVRFITGDHFSLFTPTASAAATSEMHSQMVSFFTLQGQGVVITDASVIEN; from the coding sequence ATGAAGAAAGCTTTACTCAGTATAGGGATATTATGTGCGCTCGGAATCACAGCTTGTGGTGGAAGTGATAGTCGTAAAGATGATCCAATATTTACCGAACCTGACAATTCAGAGGCAGAAAAGCCATTTGTGAGAGTGGTTTTTAATCCAGCCACATCTGATTTAAATGTACCGAATGACTTATTAATGTTACCTGCAGCAGGTAATTCATTTTTTGATTTTACGCTAAATACCGAAGGTACTGATACCTTTGATGCTGGTAACCCGAGTCATACCCTAAGTGCTTTAGATGGGTGGTCGGTGCATCAACCTATGGTTATTCGGGTTGAGACACCAGAAGGTATGGATATAGATCCTGCCACAGTAAATGGTGACTCTATAAAATTATTTGAAGCAACACAGGCTTTATTAGGCACAAGTACAGAATGCCAGGCTATTGCCGCCGAATTTCAAACACCAGGTGTGCCTTGCGAGTTAGGTCGCCAATTAGTTTATGGTGTTGATTATGTCACTTCGTATACTGCAGGTACCGATACAATTAATTTAATACCATTGAAGGTATTAAATGCTGGACAAGGTCATTTATTAGTCGTTACCGAGTCTTTAAAAGATCTGACTGGTCGCCCAGTAAAAGGTTCAGGTACTTGGGATTTAATGCGTCAAAATATCAACACAAACCAAGTTGGCGTTGAGGCATTAATACCGTTACAAAAAATAGTAAATTATATGGTAGACGTGTTAGATACAGTTGATGTAGAAAGAGAAGAGTTATCTTATGCTGCGTACTTTTCTACTCAATCTACTGGAGATGTCTTAAGTTCAATCAAAAAACTCAATATTGCACCATTTGCTAGCGTTTTTCAGCAAGTGTTATCAAGTAGCGGTGATGCGGTTGCAGCACAACAAGCCGCACGGGCTTATCTTCCCAGCATAGTGACACAAGCATCAGAGTCCACTAATGCATTTGAATTAATGGCGCCTGTTTTATTAACTGAGACACAATTAGCCGACCTTGCTTCGGTTGGATTAAACAGCTGTGCAAGTTTATTGGCTACCCTAGCAGAACCAGAATCTCCATTGTTTCAAATAGCTGTTGATACTTTTGCCGTCGCAGGACCGTTTTGTGCCACTAGCATAGTGTCTGGAAAAGTAAATTTACCCTATTACTTAGAACCCGATGCACCAACTACAGGGTGGTGGCAAGCGGCATGTACAAGTGGTGCAACGTTAAGATTATTGGGCCAAGAAACTATTGGTGGTTTGTTACAGGCTGGACAGGTTGGTCCAAATAATGATTTGTGTCAATTGGCATCTGACAATCAATTATTTGATTTGGACTTAACAAGTTTAGGCCTTTCTGATCCTAGGAACTTAACCCAATTTAACCCACTTCCCTTGGCTAAAGGTCGTCAAACAGATGATCCTGATACTGGATACAATGAAGCGGGTACTGAATCTATAGATGTGTTTATTACTGTACCCAATGAAAGTGTGATTGCCACAGTTTCTGCGGCAACAGGTGGCGCAGTTATTGCGCAACAAAAACCAGAGTCAGGTTGGCCAGTTGTTCTCTTTTCACATGGTATTACAGGCAATAGAAAAGATGTATTGGCGTTAAGTGCCACTTTGTCGTTGGCTGGTTTTGCTTCAGTAGCGATTGATCATCCGTTACATGGTGATCGTGGAATGATAGGGCCAGATGGTACCTTAACTAAAATAAGTTTGACTTCTATATCTGACTTTTTGAACTTTGCGAGTTTATTGACCGCTAGAGATAACTCTAGACAAAGTAGTGCTGATATTATGGGCTTACGTTTATCTTTAAACTCTATAGTTGACGAGACACAGTTGGTTGACCTAGATACTAGTAAAGTTCACTTTGTGGCTCATAGTTTAGGTTCTATCACTGGTTCTGTAGCAATTGCTACAGCTAATAGTTCCCTCGAAGGAGAAATGGCACCCTTTGATGACATGTATTCTTTCACTAGTGCTGTACTCAATGTTCCAGCTGGTGGTATACCTTCCTTTATTTTGGAGTCTCCTGATTTCGGGCCATTAATTAAAGGCTCATTGTTGGCTGAAACATCAGAAACCTTCGCTGCTTTTGTTGAACAATATGCCTCTACTAACGGGGTAGAGAAAGAGTTTGCTATTCGCCCAGCTTTTACCCAATTTATGGCAAGCCTTACTCCTGAGCAATTGGCGCCTATTGAAGCTGGATTCGCCCAATTCAATTTTGCTGCTCAAACGGTATTAGACTCGGCTGACCCTATTTCATATGCTGCAACATTAGGTGAAACTACAGCTGTATTGACTCAATTATCAGTTGGTGGAGGAGTGAATGATGATGGTAGCACTGCACTTAGCGATCAAGTTAATCCTGTGGTTACCTCATTACCTTTAATTGGTGGACAACCCTTAGCTGACTTGATTGGTTTAGAAAAACTGTCAAGTTCTGCTGATAAAGGTGGTGTAGTGCGTTTTATAACAGGCGACCATTTCTCTTTGTTTACCCCTACAGCTAGTGCAGCTGCAACTTCTGAGATGCATAGTCAAATGGTCTCTTTCTTTACTTTACAAGGGCAGGGTGTTGTGATTACTGATGCCTCAGTGATTGAAAATTAA
- the proQ gene encoding RNA chaperone ProQ has translation MDTPQKFSNSKEVINFLVESFPACFSNKGDAKPLKIGIFQDLAERLEGEERVSKTLLRSSLRHYTNSWRYLHSIKTGAERVDLDGKGVAVIEEEHVEHAKKQLDESKAKVAAKRKEQADANKKAKPKDIPKFKTNKKPVPAKKEQPKVKLPPAEKLTDEDVKPGTAVTVKIGKTPMPATITDVSKDDVQVQLDSGMIVKVKLENLRLARSKR, from the coding sequence ATGGACACTCCACAAAAATTTTCAAACAGTAAAGAAGTCATCAATTTTTTAGTAGAAAGCTTTCCTGCTTGCTTTAGCAATAAAGGTGATGCGAAACCTCTAAAAATTGGTATTTTTCAAGATTTAGCTGAGCGCCTAGAAGGTGAGGAGCGGGTAAGTAAAACCTTATTACGTTCGTCATTGCGTCATTACACTAACAGTTGGCGCTATTTACATAGTATCAAAACTGGTGCTGAACGTGTGGACCTAGATGGTAAAGGTGTAGCAGTTATTGAAGAAGAACATGTTGAGCATGCGAAAAAGCAACTTGATGAAAGTAAGGCTAAAGTAGCGGCAAAACGCAAAGAACAAGCTGACGCTAATAAAAAGGCTAAGCCCAAAGATATACCTAAATTTAAAACAAACAAAAAACCAGTCCCAGCTAAAAAAGAACAGCCTAAAGTAAAACTGCCCCCAGCTGAAAAACTTACTGACGAAGATGTTAAACCTGGCACAGCGGTAACCGTAAAAATAGGTAAAACACCTATGCCAGCCACTATCACGGATGTATCGAAAGATGACGTACAAGTGCAACTAGATAGTGGAATGATTGTCAAAGTTAAATTAGAAAACTTAAGGTTAGCTCGTTCAAAGAGGTAA
- a CDS encoding cysteine-rich CWC family protein, whose protein sequence is MVCPFCHTYNNCSASAGVTLTCWCFDVQVPAELVKLVPHKTVDKSCICLSCIQLFKQNPEKFMLNLTIQN, encoded by the coding sequence TTGGTTTGCCCTTTTTGTCATACATATAATAATTGTTCGGCTTCAGCAGGCGTGACTTTAACCTGTTGGTGTTTTGATGTTCAAGTACCTGCTGAATTAGTTAAATTAGTCCCACATAAAACCGTTGATAAAAGCTGTATATGTCTATCTTGTATCCAGTTATTTAAACAAAATCCTGAAAAATTTATGCTTAATTTAACAATACAAAATTGA
- a CDS encoding SIMPL domain-containing protein, protein MRVVNLTIIFSLFFVFEVMAEPASDVRSISVSGAGSVVSTPDLFSFSVHIEEKGREAANLNKIIIAKTTEAVNTLMTIGVDKRAIQSLQVRFNPWIEYENKQNVQKGFSLTRKINITLDDIQQYDDAIDALLKIGISRIDSFNSSDSKSADNYNKALELSLINAKDRAKDMTKALGLKIGKVISISEQSVGRATPVVMDELRSFKASSYQPGEVSTQARVNVIFSLVD, encoded by the coding sequence ATGCGTGTTGTAAATTTAACTATTATATTTTCTTTATTTTTTGTATTCGAAGTTATGGCTGAGCCTGCTAGTGACGTACGCAGTATATCTGTATCAGGTGCTGGGAGTGTGGTAAGTACACCTGATCTTTTTAGTTTTTCTGTACATATAGAAGAAAAAGGTCGAGAAGCAGCAAATCTAAATAAAATCATTATTGCTAAGACTACAGAAGCAGTGAATACCTTAATGACTATTGGTGTCGACAAACGAGCCATTCAATCATTGCAAGTTCGCTTTAATCCTTGGATAGAATACGAAAACAAACAAAATGTGCAAAAAGGTTTTAGCTTAACCCGTAAAATCAATATTACCTTAGATGATATTCAACAGTATGACGATGCTATTGATGCTTTATTGAAAATAGGAATTTCAAGGATAGATAGCTTTAATTCATCAGATAGTAAAAGTGCAGATAATTACAATAAAGCTTTAGAACTATCTCTAATTAACGCTAAAGACCGTGCAAAGGATATGACTAAGGCTTTAGGCTTGAAAATTGGTAAAGTCATATCCATATCTGAACAATCCGTTGGTAGAGCAACTCCAGTTGTAATGGATGAGTTGCGTTCATTTAAGGCATCCAGTTATCAACCTGGTGAAGTCTCAACCCAAGCTAGGGTAAATGTGATTTTTTCTTTAGTCGATTAA